The window GGATGGATGGTGTGTGAGAAACTGTTTCCTCATAGATGAGGTTAACgctaaaaaaagtcaaaaggtcTATTTTGTACGGAAAACAACACAGTATTGAAAGCATATCTGGGAATGTTCTGAAGGGACATTCTGATATCAGAGATGCTCTAATTCATAAAAAAGTTAGTCAGTGACAGCTTTCCAGTGTTAAATTCACGGATTCATGGATACTGCTGCCATTGTCATATTAGGTTTTTATCTAGTTGATTCTGCAGCACCTCCTCTTCCAAACTCATATAGTCCTTCTCTTTTCACACTAGTTGGGTTGTAAGAATCAGAgagcattttttgaaattttcttaTTACTGTACAGTTTTTTCCAGCGGATCAAATGCCCCAAAAATACCCTACCTTCTGAGAAAATGGGAGCACTCTTTTCAGTCTataaaaacacatgacataCATAGTTAGGTTATCATCACAGCAAAGGGAGAGGAGATGTGAAAGGGATAATAAGGAGAGGAGTACTCTTCTGGCACTAACAAGGCTCTTGGTGGCTCCGACTGTggctccctctccttctctgctgcaCTGCTACTGCAGTGAACTCAGATATGATGACAAGAAAGTCAAGTGTTGAGTCGGTTAATGAGGCCGTTCCTGTCATGGACTCCCTGTTTTCATCATTCGTAcaccttctctctgtctccaacCATGTATATGTTATGAGATGTTTTGTACCTTACTGTGGCCATGTGACAGCTGGTACACGTGTCTCGATTGGACCTGGATGTTTCTGATTAAGCTTTATCTATTTCCTCCCTCACTGCCACTCTTCCTACTGCAGTGGATGTGATAGGATAATGTTAGAATCTCTTAATATGTCTCTCTTCCACTGGTTGCCACCAGTGGCCAGCGGGATAGAACCCTATCTGGTTTTAGGGGTAattcctgctgtttgtctgcTCATTTTACATGTGGTGTTCCACAGGGGCCAGTTGTTGGTCCCTTGTTGTTTTCAATCGATTGTCACAACAATCTTCTTCATTGTTATGCTGATAATATACAATTTAATTTTCACCTACTCTAGACCTCCAACTATAGCAGTTTAGCTTGCTTGGCTTGCCCTTTTCTATGTCAGTGTCAAGTCAAGGTAATTTCTTCCTGTAGCCCAAAACCAATATTTTCTCAGAGGGCTTTACAAGTAATACAGTGTGTGGCACTGTCTGTCCTTTGACCCTTGATTCAGATGagagaaaaactacacaaaacccatttaaaaaacaattactgtCTTAATTGAttcaagtgtttgttttaaaggaatagttttacattttggggaatattcttttttggtttcttgTGAGAGTTAGAAgtaataccactctcatgtcagtATGCTAAATAAGAAGCAAGAGCCAGCAGGCAgttaacttagcataaagactggaagcaggggtaCACaattagcctggctctgtccaaacataaaataaagtcCACAtgccagcacctctgaagctctcTAATTAGCATGTAATAAAccatacattttgtttttttgtgcagattaaagACACAAGATTGgacatgttaattattgagctttagaagtgctggtaggcagatggGACAGAACCAGACTAACCGTTtacccctgcttccagtctttatccAGAGCTGACTGACTGCCGGCTGAAGCTTCATTTTTTTGAGTggagacatgaaagtggtattgatCTCATCTAAGTCTCAGCAATAAAACTGAGCATATATcctaaaaagtaaaacaattcCTTTCACAGTGTCATTCAGTTTGAAACATGTCTAAAATAAAGTCCAGTGATGAATTGAACGGAATTGCTAATGCTTTAATTGCTTCTTGTTTAGCATATTTATCTCCAGAAGTAGGTCAGAGAAAATACTATACGTCAGACGATGCCTTGTTACATTTCTGccattatttttaacattgtttctgtatttttctctctctctccagcatTCTGGTCCTTCATGTGGTTTGTGGGTTTCTGCTTCTTGGCCAACCAGTGGCAGGTGACCAACCATGAGGACAACCCgctgagggagggaggtgaCGCTGCTCGGGCAGCCATcaccttctccttcttctccatcttcacCTGGGTAAGACCCTCCACAACTCATTAGCCTACAGTGTAACACAGCATTACACAACACCCGCCATTAGGTGGACGCTTTTATTTAAGGTTTGGTACATTGCTGTGGATGGCCTAAGACAGGACTGAACACCTCAATAGCCATTTAGTTATATAAAAGTGTATGTCTCGGCTGcttttcctccatcttcttTTTGGTTagtatgtggatgtgtgtgaacatgttaatttgtctttttgtgcatgtgaaCTCATTAAGTGCGTGGATGTTGTTTCAACAGGGCGCCCAGGCTCTCTTCTCTATGGAGAAGTTAAAGAATGTGTCATTTGAAGAGGAATACATCAAGCTGTTCCCCCCTCAGCCTCATCAACCCTTTGTCTGACTCTGCTCTGTCTTCTCCCCCCTGCTGCCTTAACCCTCTGCAGCTGGTCCTACACAGTCCTTCACTGTGGTTGCACTTGTTTAAGGGCACCCAGTAACGTCAAATACTGCTGGAGGTGATTGTATTTGTAACCCAGCAGTAGGAACAGTTGTACCATCACTGTTGCCAGTAAGATGTCGCTCAATGTTTTTGCCTCCTTATGATAAAATAACTTATCGCCTGACTCTAGCACATTATAATTATAATGTATGTGTAGGTGGGTTGATTCATTAGTTGATCAATACCAATGACTCAACAATTACATCACCAAATGCTTGGATTTGCCTTAAATACCTTCTTAAATTCCTGTAATCCTTATTGGAAGGACAGCTCCCTGCCCACAGGAATTTTAAAATGCTCCCACTTCATgtagatgtctttttttttttaaattgatagaaaaagaagtcagaagatgaagaaaagcatGCAAGCTGAATGTTTGAatttattaatatttggttCTTAAATTCTAAGATGTTTCCTTGTAGAAACCTGTGTGTTCTCCATCTGCAATGTGGTTTTCTGTTTTGGGTTTTGCCCAGTTTTTGCTTCATATTCAAAGCAGGCAGCTCAGCGGGTTGTTGCTGAAGAAGTTCGGTGTATGGCATGTACCTACTCCCTCCAGCTGTGGCTTCACCCCCAAACCTGGAGCTCTTAAACAAGTGTAGTCTCAATATACAGGACATGCTAAGACCTCATTCTTCATCATTAACGTGCAGGTTTACACAATAGTTGTGCTTTGTCTTTATGCTGAAGGGGTCATACTTATCGAGGGGAGaggttttttgcttttttttttttgcttaaaacatgGTTGTAaaggtttttgtattttgtattccCTTTGGTTTTTGATCAAGCTAGAGCCAAAGTCTTATTCTCAAACCCCTGACTCCATACCTTGAAGGAACAGTTGGACATTTCGGGAAATATCTTTATTCACTTCTGGGCGGACAGTTAGAagaaaagatcaataccactcccATATCAGTAAAttcaatatgaagctagagctgGCAtgtagttagcttagcttagcataaagactggaaaaaagcTAGCtatggggggttatgtgccTGACTATTTAAAGTGCCAGGACCTTTGGACAAACAAGCAAAGAGATATAACACGTGTGTTGGTGATCTTTAGATGGTACAGTGGCCacattttattacctttggagagagctgggGTAGccattttcctgtttccagactttatgctaaaataatctAACTGTCCAcccaaaagtggaaaaaaaatttcctaaaatgtccaACTTTCAATGCACGTCCATGCTTTAGCCTCCTTTATTATGTTATGAAGTTTAGTCAGtagattgttgttgttttttttttataactttttgaGATTGACCTCACAGTTAAGGCAGGGAGTTTTTAGATCACTTTAACTGACGTATTACACTGGTTTATTGCATATTCATTGGATTTTTATGGCTTGAAACCGTGCATGCTATTGAGCCATAAATAGGATTCATTACATAAGTGCTATACTAAAATGTTCCAAATccatattaacaaaaaatatgaaatattgagGGTTCAGTCTGCAAAATGTGTTATCAGGTGACGGGCCAGAGACAGATTGGTGATTCAGACTGAAAGAGTCAAAACTGTTCAAGCAGACTCAGTCTCACTGCAACATCTGATCAGCCGAGACACAACAGTCAATAAAACTTCCTCATGAAGCTTCCCACAACTCGGAGCTTAAACCATCTCAActctctctgtggttttgtctttctttgtgtgaGTGTCTTTGTTTGCTCTGTGTACTCGCGCTCTCTGGCTCCCGTGCACTATTGTGTTGTGCACGTAGACTCAGTTTAAATGCACACTTGCATTCCAAGTGTGGACTGGAGTGGTGTTAAGGTGTTGCTCCTCACTATGGAGCTGAACAATGGATAAATACCCTTTTTTGCACTGCTGCCTGAAGAACTAACCTGCTCTGACTGACTAAATGACTCACTCTGTCTAATATGCTTCACAAGCTTTCTAGGCAACTAATCaatgtttccttctctctctttgttctctCACTTCTCCCAAACCCTCTGCTCTAACACTACTGCATCTCTGCTTCAACATTTACCTCCACACCTTTCAATCACCTTCTGTGCACCTTTTGCCCTCTTGtccttctccatctctgatCATCTCTCCAAGGCGGGCCAGTCCTTCCTGGCCTTCCAGAGGTACAAGCTGGGGGCCGACTCAGCCCTTTTCTCCCAGGAATACACGGACCCCAGCCAGGATGCAGCGGGAGCCCCCTACACCTCCTTCGGTGGGGATGACCTGGAGAGCCCGGGAGGAGGGGGCCAGGCGAACAGCGACGGGGCCTTTGACGGCACTGCAGGCTACCAGCGTCAGGACTACTAAGATGTTGGAGGTTAGATATATAATGGGGAGGATCTGGATGATGTTGCATAAAGTTTCTAATTTAGAgcagtttttattgttactaTGTGTCAATATAGAACCAACAGAATAATAGATTAACTTTACCGAGTGCCGGAGGTCTGTTTTGACCCAGTATTAGACACAATTTCAAGATTTAACCTAAAACTGTTACAAATGTATTGTTGGATGTACAAAACGTGCATATGACATTCAAAACTGCAAAGGATACGGATATTATTAACAATCAGTAACAAATGAGGacatgtaactttaaaaaagacCATTACCACATTTTACTTTGGGTAAATAACCCAACAGTAATatagaaaaacactgacactgggTCAAAACAATGCAGTATTATGTCAGGTTTTGACCCAGTGATATTAAGTGTGTACATGCAAGGATTTATGCATTTAGCTAATGCTCTTCAGCCAGTGTGACCTATAGTGATCAGGGGGAAGACAGTGCATTTCATACCTATGGCAGTTCAGTTATAGGACTTAAACATCTATGTCTGTAGGACAAACATCAGAATTTGTCTCTAGGTCAGAAATCTTAGGCAACTTTCCAGATTTTGGGGAAGGACGGGTAAAAGGTCGATCACGCGTGAGTCCGGGAGGAACAACAGCAAAGGGTTTAGGACATTCATGGGAAGGGGTTATGGGAAGGATGATACACTGGGTTCGATTGGAAGCACGGAGGAGGGTCTGGGGCTTTAGAAAGAATTGGGAGGTCAAGTGTTTGCAGAAATGGTCCCACTCAATGCTTGTGACCACATCGCCTTCATCTTCTGAGGTCTGCCATCAGCCAGATGACTGCGATCAGTGTTAGTTGGAAAGACcgtcaaacaaacacacgtgcaAGCACAGGTCCACAGTATTTTGACTTTGAACAGATACAAGACAAGTTTCTGCTGACAAAACTCCTACAGGTGCATTACACGATATCAGCACAGTGGCATAAGTGGCAACTAATCCCCTCAACTGTGAAAtgggagtgtgtctgtgtgtgttgaaaagtgtcctctgttttcctgtttttttgtttgtttgtttttttgtatcgATGTGtggatatttgtgttttcttgtttcccCCCGAACGACCTGCTTGTTCTCTCCTCGACTGTTGCCTTAGTGCCGACTGCCAAGCAAAATCCAACGAACACAGGGCAACATACAGTTTACACCCAACATGCACAGGATCACGGTTCTCTTTCGGCATCTTGAGGGCGAAAGAACAGATAGTTgaattttgtcttgtttttgtacttAAGCGCGTAAAAACCCTGAATAAAACCAAGCGTTTGACATAGAGCATTCCAGATGACATAAAATCAGCACGCCTACGGACAGCTTGAAACACTGAAGAACTGAAGGTTATTTATCTATCGTGTTTTCCAACTTATTTCAGCAAATCTACAGATGAGTCAACCATAAAAATCCTGAGTACTTATGAACATGCATTGCTCAATTTTCTTAAAGAATAAAGTATATATCTCTCtccaaaaaatatatgtaaatctATAATTCAGTATATTATAGTGTTGAACAAAAGATTATGCTTTATTTTAGGGCATTATGCTAGttctgtatataaaaaaagaaaaacacaaaagaaagaaaatctatggtctgttgagtgtttttgtgaTAAGATATATGGTGAGGCCATCATTGCCTCATGCTTTATGTTGCTTTCAGGGTAAggagatgtttttattttgggataataatattaactattaaaaaaatacagcaacaaaaaaatctatgtatgtatgcacatatatactttatacttgtacAACAAGTGTAGACTTAGAAATGTGTGGTGTTCCTCTgtgaaatctgttttaaaaaagcaaggtaggatttaagaaaaacattgtGTACAAATGTATGTCTTTGTTGTGTTCAATTTTAaccagtaaaaataaagaaaatactgaTAAAGATATGATTGACTGGTCTGggattttttgtgttttagttcTGTTGGACTAAATCTCTTGGGTCCCTAGGCACCACTAGTGTGAAGGACGCAGCACATCTACCATACTGCCTCGCCAAGTCAAACAACAGCAACTTGTCTGTTTCAGAGCAagaaaatatatctatatatatataacagcaGGGTTATATAAGCGTTATTGCTGATATACAGTCAACTTttccaaataaaagaaatactgGGGATAACAGCTCATTGCTGCAGCCGTGCACAGAAATAAGGCACAGGTCTCCCTCCGCTGGCAAGACTTCTAACCACAGTCTGGTCACACATTAAAAACCGCTTTTGCAAAGGAGAGCTTTTGATCTGGTGAAATCATGCAGCGCGTTTGTAACTTCGTTGTGCTCATCCCCGCTGATCCCAAATCAAAACAGTGGAGTGCAAGAGAGGGAAGCTGCCCGGTAGTGTGTTTACTGGCTGAACCGATCGTTTGGATCGATACCCTGAAAATCGGAGGAGGTGagaggcatttttaaaaacagacccCTAACAACGACTAACATTCACGTAGGTTGCATCATCCAAATTCATGCGTGCTTCCGGAAAATAAACTCATCAGCGCTAGATTATCGGACACGTTTGTCACTATCAGACAGTGCGGATTCAAATACAGACAAGGTTGTGGCAGTGATGATGCACAAAAGGGCTCAAGAGCCCATCAGCAACATGTTGTTTCTAGTGTAGTTCCTAGTAAACCCGTACGGTGGTGGTATCGTCACAGTAATCCAGCATAGCAACAAACCGGAAgaggtgttttcacttttatttttgttctttactgttttgtaaatGAAACTAATTACAAATTAtagtataaaacattttaaatagcAGCCATAGGGAGAACCCATATCATTTTGcaatagatatatatatatatatatatatatatatatatatatatatatatatatatatatatatatagatatatatatatatattaaaaaaaaaagatttacgATCTCGACAAAAAAAATGTCCGGATGCTGCCTCAACGTGCGGTCGGAAATTTAGTTGAGCAATGGTGAACCAGAGTGATTGGTAAATCTACCGCCACAAGACGCCAGGAGAGAATACGCTTAGAAGGGAGCATGAAATCCGCGTCAAAAACCTGATCCAAAAAAGATTAGGTCGGTGATGTTGGAATGAACTGAGGGGAAAAAGGTACAATTCTATTATTAGAGTTCAGCTAAGTAACGGTGAATTGTCACGGTGGCCACGAATTTGGAACTTGCGATGAATCCGTGAAGGCAACGACCCCCGTCCAACATGGCGGCCCAGCGAAGGAATTTAATGCAGAGTGTAAGTGAAAACTCAACTATTATTACTTTCACTAACCTGTAATGTCACATTTGAAGTATTACTGGAGAGTGCTTCGGTCTCATTTGTCTTCCTCGGTGGTCGTCTATGCGCTTTTTTTCGTTCGGTGTTGTATCGTGTCGTTCAGTGATGCTACTGCTAGCTAATTTAGTTGATCTTATTAAGAGGCTTGCTAATCGTTAGCTAGCAACCCCAACTGTAATCGCAAAATAATGCAATTTATTAGTGTCCAATCACCAAGGCAGTAGCTGTTACTAAAAGTAGTTTTGAGGTGTGAGGGCTATTCAGTTTGCATTGCCCCGGCATATCTTTCGCACACCTTGTGTGAATTAGCCGAGAATCAGGACCTGCTAACTAGCCactttgtaaacaaacacagtgaacGACATGGCTGGCTTCGAGTTACGAGTTCAAACTGTCAGTTGCGTGAAGCGATGGTCGTGTTAGTATGTTTCACTCAAACGGTTCCTCGGAAACTGTGACATTTGTGATTGTTATGATGATGTATGCTGACTGTTAGGTCCGGTCTTAGGTCAGAGCGGGGTCCGTGTATTGTGTTTCCACTGACACCACTTCGGGGACGGTGTCGGTCTCTACTGTAGGCATGCAAGAATTACAATTAAAATCTgtatggcctttttttttttttttttaaattattagatTTATCATGCAGATAAATACAGATCATGGtattaatctgttttaaaaaaccGTTGCTGTTTTTGATCTTTATATTTATCTCGTGGTCAGATAGCATTTCTTAACACTTGGTAGCAGTACTAGGAGATTTTAAGGGTGTAAATGTAAACCAATTTTGGTTTGTACAAGTTGACCTGCAACAGACTGTGCAGGTGCAGATCActacttgtttttttcatgcatgGAGTAAGGACCTTTCCCTTATTCCTTTTTGCCCTGACAGCATCAGAGCTGGACAGATGACCTGCCGCTGTGCCAGATGTGTGGGGTTGGCACGGCCCCCAACTGCGTGTACAGTCCTGACGGTAAAGGAACTCAGAGCCATCCCAACGAGGATGGACACTTCAGGTTCCGGTGAGCCTTCAATAAGAACAGAGAACGAAGTGAGAACAAAATCACGTCAAGCCTGGAGTAATAACTGTCGAGGAGGAAATAGCAGGGATATATGCTCATGTCTAATGAATGGAAACTTGCTgacccaaacacacatgcactcattaCCTCATGGTAacttacagtaaatacagtaacagtaacaagATGCCAGGCTTGTTCTTTCTCAAACATAGGAAACCgtgaatgtaaattttaagtTTCTTTCTAATACAGCATGTCAAATTATAGTATTCCCCCCATTGTAAAAAATCCTCCATAAGGGGTTCAAGCCCGTTATGAACATCCGGTGTGCGGTTTCACCCCTACCGATACATGCAGTTGTCGGCGCAAGAGCCGGCTTCCCGTCGCTGATTACGGATTCTGCGGTTGTGAAAGTGCACAGCCAGCAGAACTAGAGACCATCATGCGATTGGATCACACCAGCCGTGATGCCTGTCGACATGTTAACAGTCTGCccccatgagtactcagtggtTATTGCTATTATTACACGAGGGCGTTCCCACTACAATAGCCGTCTCCAGGagcacattttgccatgatgacacacggccgcacgcatgcacacagagacacacatacaaatatacgAGGTGAAAACAGTACCAGCCCGCTATTGCGGGCTTTCCTCCTTGAAGTGAAACAAAAGCctcatgtttgttgttttttgtccacCAATCAGAGGCGAGGATGGCTGTTTCCTGTATGGGGTTTTTAACGGTTATGATGGCAGCAGAGTGGCCAGTTTTGTCTCCCAGTGTCTGACAGCTGAACTGCTACTAGGACAGCTCAACTCCAATCACACAGACAGCGACGTCCGCAGGATCCTCACTCAGGTCTGCTTGTGTTTATATTACATGTTAATAACTACAACGCAAGTAGTAGAATGTATTCTAGGACAAGTGAGAAATAGACTTTTACCTTCCAAGGTGGGAAATTGATTAAtattcttacatttttacagtcatTTCTTGATTTGTAAATCTTTGATTTAAATGTGAACAAGAGGGTAGCCCCACTGCAAAAATTCAGAACGCTAACTCCAACATTGATGGGCAGGTCTTTAAATGCACAGACTAACTGCaactaaatttaaattattaatgttttcttgAGCTGTTAATTTACATCAATAACGATTGAAAACgcaatttattgttttcttttggcagCAAGACATCATCTCAAACATTCTGTTTCTGTAGTATGTAGCTACCTGAGGTACTGGCAGTGGAAGAAGAAAATCATATTTGATGTAAACATAAGACAAAGAATCAAGAAGGAcctaataaatgaataaaacaagaagaaagatTCACGGTCATTCTAAAAACTTGGCAGACTAAGTACACggtctactgtatatttgtgcatACACTATCTTTCTGCTGAACTAGCCTCTGCTAAAAATCTTCTGCATTGGGCAGGGTGTGACTTTTTATGCTGGTTCCATGGTTACTGTAGTGCTGTAAGAGAAGACTTTCAAAGCCGTTGCCTGTGTCCACAATTTACCTGTCGCTATTTTCAAAGGTTATGTGATTCTTCTTTAAGCGATTTCATCACTTTGACTCATCCTTTGTCATTATTAATTAACACTCAAACTCAGATAAACTGCTTCATCGGGGCTGTGTGGGTGAGGTTTCATTAAACTTGATGGAAGGCGGACATCACTGTCACCCACAACTTACgtcacattttgattcaaaaatTCTTAAATCCTGATTGGAGGATGAGAAGTACATGAGTACATGGCATCACCTTTTCCCaactgagccccccccccccttcttcaAACAAGTGAGAAAGTCccagacaaaaatacaaatacaaaaatctaTCATGTATATAACCAAAGCTGTTAcaactttggcaaaaaaaattggGTTAATATCGGGATCCTATTGCTCATTGCCGAAGCTAATGAAGTCTTTAATTGCAACACACAGCACCACGTTTTGATAatacaaacactcacagacaataattattgaattaatgataattgtatgtacagtatattttcagatttttatgttgttttttttttaatggcatttaTGTCTAGGCATGGAAAGcagttcaaagtgctttactTTAAACAGAAAGAACCATAGTTGTGCAGGTGCCAAAGCTTAAATGTATTTGTGGTGGTCGGCCAGAAAACTGCATGACATTTACAAGCTGAGGAAGATGGTAGTTTTCTGCAGTGTGGATGTTTATTCCTCATTAATACAAAATACCCAGGGTGCTAATATTGTGTTGACATTGCAATATTCTAAACACTATAGATCCCACCTCTTCTGTTGAGCTAATTTGTAAGTCATTAGTTATCAACTCTATAATAGCTATACTCTTTctcacatacattttttcaatatcTGGACCATGTACTTGGCATTGATGGTGTGTATGATCCACATAGTACATCCAGATATATGTAATTTTTGCTGCAGGCGTTCGATGTGGTGGAGAAGAGCTATTTTGAGACAATAGATGATGCTCTGGCTGAGAAGGCTCACCTGTCCAACTTCGTCCTGCCACTCAATGAGGTAAACATGGACACGCGCCGCAAAAAATACTGACAGATTAAGCTGAAAATTGAGACGAGGAGTTCTCTGTTGGTTTCCATAGCAACTGCAGATTTGGGCATTACTGTGAGCTAATGCTCAGCCATTGGAGAATGAGCCTTTTATGTTCTAATTGGTCTCATCAGCCTCTTTCATTAGATAACCCTGCCTCAGTTTTCCCTTCTCTGGATCTAGCTCTCCCTGCTATTCTGCCTCTGCTTCTCCCCCCTCCATCTATTTCTTCTCGTGCCAACCGTCAGACATCTCTCCTCTATTTTCTCTGCTTCACACAGCGTGGTATTCAAGTCTGATATTGTTTCTGGTGTGGGCGTTTTTGTAAGTTGATGTTAGTCACTTTTGCGGCTGTGagatgtttcattaaaaaacatctAGTCATAATCTCCTTTTCCCTGTCCTCACactttgttcttgttttctc is drawn from Xiphias gladius isolate SHS-SW01 ecotype Sanya breed wild chromosome 15, ASM1685928v1, whole genome shotgun sequence and contains these coding sequences:
- the LOC120800380 gene encoding synaptogyrin-1-like isoform X1: MEGMQAYGAGKAGGAFDPVTFFQQPQTILRIVSWLFSIVIFGCIANEGYINRPNEVEEYCIFNRNQNACNYGVFMGSMAFLCCMAFLALDVYFPQISSVKDRKRAVLADIGVSAFWSFMWFVGFCFLANQWQVTNHEDNPLREGGDAARAAITFSFFSIFTWAGQSFLAFQRYKLGADSALFSQEYTDPSQDAAGAPYTSFGGDDLESPGGGGQANSDGAFDGTAGYQRQDY